From the genome of Bos mutus isolate GX-2022 chromosome 2, NWIPB_WYAK_1.1, whole genome shotgun sequence:
CTTGGCAATTAAATGCTCCATCTAGAGTCTGTAATCTAATTGGCCAGAACtagtcacatggccacacctAGCCTCAAATGGACAGAAAAGTGCATTTCTTCCCAGGGTCCAGAAGCAAGGGGTGGGGTTGGAGAACTGGAATTTTTATGAATATCTCTTAAATATTCCCATGCTGGCTTAAATTccatagttatttttattatcattcccTTGCATTCACCCACTACTTCCTTGcctcttttttatttgttgtatGTATACTCTCTAAGCAAAACCACAACTCTGGTTAAATATAACTTTCCACCTTCACCCATGCAGCAGAAAGCTCTTCTTAGAGTTGCTGGAAAATTCCTAGGACAGGATCTCCAGTTTACCATAGATTGGGCCAATATTCCTGTCTTCCAAATTTCAGTATCAGCAGTTAGGTGCGGGCAGGAGCATTCAGAGGACATTTCATTGAGGGAGGAAAGACACATCTGTTGATTGATCTCCTATTGTGGACCACTTTGTGGGCATAACTGCCAGGGACTATGCCTTAAAGATCATAGATTTGCCTCTTTGGTTGCCAGAGAGAATAGGGGAAGATATGTGAGATGGAGTGATGGGAAGGACTGCATCTTAATATTTCAGCTGCTGCCACCAAAGTCTATCATCAACATCTTTACCTCTCATTCTCTCTTCAGCTCCTCCTAACTGATCTCCCTAACTCAAGCTTCAAATTCCTTTCCTGTCCATTCTATAAGTGGAAGTCAGAGTGATCTTcctaaagttatatatatattttatcatgttACTTCTAGATTTGAATCTCTTCTGGGGATGAATCTCTTCAGAATGAGGCCAGGACTTCTTAGCAGATCCTTCATCACCTTGAATATCTTAATCTGTGCTATCCATTATGCAAGCGACCAGCCTCATGTGGCTATGGAGCACTCAAAGTGTGGCCAGTCTTATTTGAGATATGCTATATGTGTAAAATACACCCCACATTTCAAAGACATGGTTCAAAGAGAAGAATGTAAAACATCTCATTAGCAATTTAAACATTTTGACTAGATACTGAAATATAATACTTATCTATATTGGGTGAAATGAAACATTGTTAATATTAATTTCActaacttcaatttttaaaatgtggctactagaaaatgcAAAATTACATATGTGGGTCCTATTATACATACACTGGACCATGCTGACTGTGTACCCCACCAGCTTCATCTGTCTTCACTGTTAATttcaaagttttttctttaaaagtaacaaactgattctgaaagaaatgaaaattaaaagtttggGGAATTGATTGCAAGGACTTTCAGAATCAAAAGGATTATTGATGAATGGGTCTTTGAAAGGAGCAGGGTAGCTCCAGGGGCCTCAGCAGCAGAGGTTCCCAGGCATTAATATAACTCAGCTCCATTTCTGGGTGTCACATTCCACAATTCAGATTCCTGGGAAGAGAGAATTTGATTAGGTCAGTTTGAATCAGGTGTGTCTACTTCTGGATCAATCCACAATGACTAAGAGGAGAGGCACTCGCTGTGAGATGCTTATTGTAGAGTTCTCACCCTCAACCCTACAGCCACTGTGTTCCTAAGGGGCAGTATAAGCTCTCTAACTTCTAGGAGCcagcaatatttttctttcaaggacaagataataaatgttttaagctTTGTGAGCCAAAGAGTCTCTGTGACAACTATGCCACTCTGCTGTGtaaagcaaaagcagagacaatacataaatgaatggatgtgacTATGTCTCAGTAAAACTgtatttataaaactaaaaagtgGGCCATAGTGTGCCATCACCTTACACtgtactttcttttctctctgcctctactatcctctcccaccttccttctGGCAACTTCCCATCATCCTGCAGGTCCCAGTTTAGATGCCACTTCTTGGAAACTttccccagccctcctcctctaGCTTGTAGTTGATCTCTTCTTTACACCCTGCTAGACTCCTATACTCTATCCAAGCACTTCTCACACCCTGTTATCACTGCTCTGTAACAGCCACTAGATTCTAGTCTGGGTCTCATTTGTCGTTATAAATCCAGCACCTGGCGTGCCCGGCACATGTTACACACCTGGGTACCACTGGATGAATGTAAGATGCCGTGAACCTGTGGCTGGCAGACAATCAGAGCAGACATCCTGACATCTTAGGGCAGTGGTGAGAATTCTGGGCTTTTGTATTAAGCTGTGTGAGACCCAATTTCCTCACTTTGTTGCTCCTCTGAATCCCAGGTCTCAGGTGGTAGACGAGGAGTCTCCTGGAAATTTCTGTGCCATCCAAGCCTTGCCTGCCAGGGGCTAAAGggctatgttctcctctaagaacCATAGAAAAAGCTGAAACACCATGACCTCAGGAAAGCACTGGCAGTGCTAGTGTTTAGAGATATGAGAAGTGGAAAGGTTGAAGGACTGCAAGCCTTGCATACCGTGCTAAGCCATGCCACAGCTGGGGTGAAACTCGGAGCATTCTCATTCAGTCCCCGGAGGAGGACTTCCTGCTCCTTGGTCAGGTTCCCTGTGGAGGCCCCACCAGGCAGGGAGCATCCCTGGAAGGTAAGGGGGCAGTGTGGTAAGGGCAGCATTGGTCTCATAGTCACCCAGAGCCACAGTTACGGGGGCTGCTGAATGGGCTTCCTTGACCTGCAGGGTTGATGATTACATCCAGCAGCACCTGGACAAAGGTACAGGAGACTGTGAGGCCACACATGTGGCTGTGGCCTCTGTGAGGCTTTATCCAACTCAGTACATCATCCCTTGTTGCCGCAAGACAATAAGGAGAATTTCTTCTCTTATGAGAGACAAAGAATAAAACTGATCTAGAACCTACCCCCCCGGGCTGAAGGTGCTTAAGTGGCTTACCTGGGCCCCTCATGTGGATGGCAGGTGGGGCTGGGTGACCCGGGACAACCGGCGGCAAGTTTTCCATAAGATGAAGCTGATGATCAGGAGAGAGGACGAGGAGAGCAGGGTTGGGATGATGATCACTGCAGCCGGTAGGCCACCCACGTCTGGGGACGAAGGGACAGAGGCATCAGGGCAGGGGTAGTGGAGTGCTCCCCAAGGGCGGGCTGTTCCCTGGGCCTCAGTAGCTGGGGCCCCATATTGGGGCCGCAGGTCTGAAGGAAGACTGGTACAGAGCAGTCACAGGCTTGGAGGCAAAGActgagtgaccttggacaagcaGGCAATGATTCATTTCCCCCAGTGTTTGGCACTTGCTGCTAGGCACATGTTTGTGGCCTAAAAGGGAGAGCAGTGATGCTATAACCCAAGGCGCTTTACATACCGTGTCTTAGCCCACTAGCAAGCTGCTGTCTCCATTTACCAGATGGAGAAGCTGAGATGCAGAGGCTGCCTCTTTGGCTCACATTCAGTGCTCTAACCACATGATCTCATTTCTGGCCTCCTATCCCTGGCACATGCTGTTCCCATTGCCTGGAACCCTGTCCCCAACTCTCACTCATGCTGCAGGTCTCAACTTCCATGGTACCTCCTCCAGTAGCCCCTCTGATTTTCTCTCCTCTGTCCAAGCCCAGCCCTCTGCACGTGTGCTGTGACTGTCTGGTCACTGTCACCTCTTTGATGGAGACCTGAGATAAACCTGTCCTTGCTCATCTCAGTGCTAGCACATAGTAGCTGCTCAATAAGGGTTTGTCAGGTAAGAGGTTGAATGGCAGAGTGAGGAGTGGAGA
Proteins encoded in this window:
- the LOC138991258 gene encoding splicing factor 3A subunit 2-like isoform X1; the encoded protein is MGSQAQQLFSCPWEEGEADKGPRKSQEKTETSWRKGRPWKALNPATSAPPGIRFQHPTDGPRAPLQLLHRRPPVQRGWPTGCSDHHPNPALLVLSPDHQLHLMENLPPVVPGHPAPPAIHMRGPGMLPAWWGLHREPDQGAGSPPPGTE